Proteins from a single region of Acidobacteriota bacterium:
- a CDS encoding transcriptional regulator: protein MTERLRTQDDVPVGRLRGFRPRVRSIDSHADPSSPLNLDKLIHERLRLAIVSTLAVQEKLSFNDLKILLRTTDGNLSVHARKLEDAGYIACTKTFEGRLPRSEYVLTRAGRVALERYLGHMEALITTTRAGSAARAADA from the coding sequence ATGACAGAACGTCTCAGGACACAGGACGATGTGCCTGTGGGCCGGTTGCGTGGTTTTCGACCGCGAGTGCGGTCGATCGATTCACATGCCGACCCTTCGTCTCCGTTGAACCTCGACAAGCTGATTCACGAGCGCCTGCGCCTGGCGATCGTGAGCACGCTCGCGGTGCAGGAAAAGCTGTCGTTCAACGACCTGAAGATCCTGCTGCGCACCACCGACGGCAACCTCAGCGTGCACGCGCGCAAGCTCGAGGACGCGGGCTACATCGCCTGCACGAAGACCTTCGAAGGGCGCCTGCCGCGCAGCGAGTACGTCCTGACGCGCGCCGGCCGCGTGGCGCTCGAACGATACCTGGGCCACATGGAAGCGTTGATCACCACCACGCGTGCGGGCAGCGCCGCCCGCGCAGCCGACGCCTGA
- a CDS encoding sulfurtransferase, with product MAGNPKGYANPDLLIEADDLAAALDGPDAPLVLDLRPAEAYAAGHVPTAVHLDLFGISLIDTDPAPLRAFLWILEHLLASRGVSADRPVVVYDEHSGMRAARAFWALEYFGHTQTRLFDGGFGAWRAGGHSVSLEPVSPKSTTWTGVPVDDRMASYRDVLARLDAADAVVLDTRSDGEYHGTLVRAARGGRVPGAVHVEWTTNLRPDGSFKSADQLRAMYEPAGVTPDKEVFTYCQGGYRAAHGYLALRLLGYPRVRNYVGSWKEWGDRLELPVEVD from the coding sequence ATGGCCGGCAACCCGAAGGGCTACGCCAACCCAGACCTCCTGATCGAGGCCGACGACCTGGCCGCCGCGCTCGACGGCCCTGACGCGCCGCTCGTGCTGGATCTGCGTCCTGCCGAGGCGTATGCCGCGGGTCACGTGCCGACGGCCGTCCATCTCGACCTCTTCGGCATCAGCCTGATCGACACCGACCCCGCGCCCCTGCGCGCGTTCCTCTGGATCCTGGAGCACCTGCTCGCATCACGCGGTGTCTCTGCCGACCGTCCCGTCGTGGTGTACGACGAGCACTCTGGCATGCGCGCGGCGCGTGCGTTCTGGGCACTGGAATACTTCGGGCACACGCAGACGCGCCTGTTCGACGGCGGTTTCGGGGCGTGGCGGGCGGGCGGTCATTCCGTGAGCCTGGAACCCGTGTCGCCGAAGTCGACCACGTGGACGGGTGTGCCCGTGGACGACAGGATGGCCTCGTATCGCGACGTGCTGGCACGACTCGATGCCGCCGACGCCGTGGTCCTCGACACGCGCTCCGACGGCGAGTATCACGGCACGCTGGTGCGCGCTGCGCGTGGCGGTCGCGTCCCTGGCGCCGTGCACGTCGAGTGGACCACCAACCTCCGCCCCGACGGCTCGTTCAAGAGCGCCGACCAACTGCGCGCGATGTACGAACCCGCAGGCGTGACGCCGGACAAGGAAGTGTTCACGTACTGCCAGGGCGGCTACCGCGCCGCACACGGTTACCTGGCGCTCCGTCTCCTGGGCTACCCTCGCGTCCGTAACTACGTCGGATCCTGGAAGGAATGGGGCGACCGCCTCGAACTCCCTGTGGAGGTCGACTGA
- a CDS encoding dipeptidase codes for MNRVLDYIQTHRDQYIDQLKGFLAIPSISALPAHAGDVRQCAEWCVTELNRIGLRNVALHETPGHPIVYGEWLGAPGAPTMLFYGHYDVQPVDPVDLWESPPFEPTVREGAIYARGSADDKGQIFMHLKAIEATLSQAGALPINVKVMLEGEEEVGSANLDTFIAANRDLLAADVVVISDSPMFDRDVPSICYGLRGLAYFQIDVRGSSTDLHSGSYGGAVANPAIVLAQLLAQMKDKSGKIRIPGFYDAVVDVTAAEKKEFAKLPFNEKRWAREIGLSKPSGESGYSTLERKWARPTFEINGLLAGFTGEGAKTVIPATAMAKVSMRLVPNQDPQTIGKLFEDYVKKLAPKTVEVTVTHMHGGKPWTTGFDNAWVQAAGRAIEKGFGRPPVFVREGGSIPVVSTFQDVLGLPSVLFGIGLPGENAHAPNEWLDLSNFHNGVLASAYLYQELAGVER; via the coding sequence ATGAATCGAGTTCTCGACTACATCCAGACGCACCGCGATCAGTACATCGATCAACTGAAGGGATTCCTCGCGATCCCCAGCATCAGCGCGTTGCCGGCACACGCGGGAGACGTGCGCCAGTGCGCGGAATGGTGCGTGACGGAGTTGAATCGCATCGGTCTTCGCAACGTCGCGCTGCACGAGACGCCGGGCCACCCGATCGTCTACGGCGAATGGCTCGGCGCACCTGGCGCACCGACGATGCTGTTCTACGGGCACTACGACGTGCAGCCCGTGGATCCGGTGGATCTGTGGGAGTCGCCGCCCTTCGAGCCGACCGTACGTGAAGGCGCCATCTACGCGAGAGGATCCGCCGACGACAAGGGGCAGATCTTCATGCACCTCAAGGCCATCGAGGCCACGCTGTCGCAGGCGGGTGCACTGCCCATCAACGTGAAGGTGATGCTCGAAGGGGAAGAGGAAGTCGGCAGCGCCAATCTCGATACCTTCATCGCCGCCAACAGGGATCTGCTCGCGGCAGACGTCGTGGTGATCTCCGACTCGCCGATGTTCGATCGCGACGTGCCATCGATCTGTTACGGGTTGCGCGGTCTCGCGTACTTCCAGATCGACGTGCGCGGCAGCAGCACCGATCTGCACTCGGGATCGTACGGAGGCGCCGTCGCCAATCCGGCTATCGTGCTCGCACAACTGCTCGCGCAGATGAAGGACAAGAGCGGCAAGATCAGGATCCCGGGGTTCTACGACGCCGTCGTCGACGTTACCGCCGCCGAGAAGAAGGAGTTCGCGAAGCTCCCGTTCAACGAGAAGCGGTGGGCGCGCGAGATCGGCCTGTCGAAGCCGTCAGGCGAGAGCGGCTACTCCACGCTCGAACGCAAGTGGGCGCGGCCGACGTTCGAGATCAACGGGCTGCTCGCCGGCTTCACGGGCGAAGGCGCCAAGACCGTCATCCCCGCCACGGCGATGGCCAAGGTCAGCATGCGCCTCGTGCCCAATCAGGATCCGCAGACCATCGGCAAGCTGTTCGAAGACTACGTGAAGAAGCTTGCGCCGAAGACCGTCGAGGTCACCGTCACGCACATGCACGGTGGCAAGCCCTGGACGACCGGGTTCGACAACGCGTGGGTGCAGGCGGCGGGCCGTGCGATCGAGAAGGGGTTCGGCCGTCCGCCGGTGTTCGTCCGCGAAGGGGGATCGATCCCCGTGGTGTCGACGTTCCAGGACGTGCTCGGCCTGCCGAGCGTGTTGTTCGGCATCGGCCTGCCCGGCGAGAACGCGCACGCGCCGAACGAGTGGCTCGACCTCTCCAACTTCCACAACGGCGTGTTGGCGTCCGCTTACCTGTACCAGGAACTGGCGGGGGTAGAGCGGTAG
- a CDS encoding CocE/NonD family hydrolase: MTLRSLFVLLVAVSSLSLQAQPATPARDARATHAKSEHLVPMRDGVRLHTAVYSPRTCPEGGAPILLQRTPYSTSPYGTDTYPQTVGPSREFADQPWIVAYQDVRGRYLSEGEWEEVRPYVPGKTGRQTDEASDAYDTIDWLVTHVPCNNGRVGMWGISYPGFYALAALIDAHPALKAVSPQGPVTDYYLGDDAYHNGAFLLAHNFSFYVNFLPRGPQPVTPERGKPFDYGTRDGYAFYRDAGSLMELSRRYGLDKNPYWMQNHAHTTYDEFWKARSIWRHLRNVTPAVLIVGGWYDAEDLAGPLLAFRTLRSQSPATESHLVMGPWTHGGWARGDGTRTGEMVFGQATSEHYRKEIEHRFFARSLRDDAVPAVAGVSIFETGTNRWRSSDAWPVETIPRAYYFAADRGLGVDAPAATSAYDAYVSDPAQPVPLVGVEAIGMPRDYMASDQTFAGRRADVLTYRSPVLTEDVTVLGPIGVSLHVSTTGTDADFVVKVLDQTGEGAQILVRGEPFRGKYRRSFESPVPFTPGQPDEVRFDLPDVAHTFRKGHRIVVHVQSSWLPMIDRNPQTFTDIPNAKPSDFVAATHTVYRQTGRASHITLPVSR; the protein is encoded by the coding sequence GTGACTCTCCGGTCCCTGTTCGTCCTGCTCGTTGCCGTCTCGTCGCTCTCACTGCAGGCACAGCCTGCAACCCCTGCGCGAGACGCGCGCGCGACGCACGCGAAGAGCGAGCACCTCGTGCCGATGCGCGATGGCGTACGGCTCCATACCGCCGTCTATTCGCCGCGCACGTGCCCGGAGGGTGGAGCGCCCATCCTGCTTCAGCGCACACCCTACAGCACGAGCCCTTACGGCACGGACACGTACCCGCAGACGGTCGGTCCTTCGCGAGAGTTCGCCGACCAACCGTGGATCGTCGCGTATCAGGACGTGCGCGGACGATATCTCTCCGAGGGTGAATGGGAGGAAGTGCGGCCGTACGTGCCGGGCAAGACGGGACGACAGACCGACGAGGCCTCCGACGCGTACGACACCATCGACTGGCTGGTGACGCACGTGCCGTGCAACAACGGGCGCGTGGGAATGTGGGGCATCTCGTATCCCGGCTTCTACGCGCTGGCGGCGCTCATCGACGCGCATCCGGCGTTGAAGGCCGTCTCGCCGCAGGGCCCTGTCACCGACTATTACCTCGGCGACGACGCGTACCACAACGGCGCGTTCCTGCTCGCGCACAACTTCTCGTTCTATGTGAACTTCCTCCCGCGCGGACCGCAGCCGGTGACACCGGAACGCGGCAAGCCGTTCGACTACGGTACGCGCGACGGCTACGCGTTCTACAGGGATGCGGGATCGCTGATGGAGCTGAGCCGGCGGTACGGGCTCGACAAGAACCCGTACTGGATGCAGAACCACGCGCACACGACGTACGACGAGTTCTGGAAGGCCCGCTCGATCTGGCGTCACCTGCGCAACGTCACGCCGGCGGTGCTCATCGTCGGCGGCTGGTACGACGCCGAGGATCTCGCCGGCCCGCTGCTGGCGTTCAGGACGCTGCGATCACAGAGTCCTGCCACGGAGAGTCACCTCGTGATGGGTCCGTGGACGCACGGCGGATGGGCGCGCGGCGACGGCACCAGGACCGGCGAGATGGTGTTCGGACAGGCCACGTCCGAGCACTACAGGAAGGAGATCGAGCATCGCTTCTTCGCACGGTCGTTGCGAGACGATGCGGTCCCCGCCGTCGCAGGGGTGTCGATTTTCGAGACGGGCACGAACAGGTGGCGTTCATCCGACGCATGGCCGGTGGAAACGATACCGCGCGCGTACTACTTCGCCGCCGATCGCGGACTCGGCGTCGACGCACCGGCAGCCACCAGCGCGTACGACGCGTACGTGAGCGACCCCGCGCAGCCCGTGCCGCTGGTCGGCGTCGAGGCGATCGGGATGCCGCGCGACTACATGGCGTCCGACCAGACGTTCGCCGGCAGGCGCGCCGACGTACTGACCTATCGCAGTCCCGTGCTCACCGAGGACGTCACGGTGCTCGGACCGATCGGCGTGTCGCTGCACGTCTCGACCACGGGAACCGACGCCGACTTCGTGGTGAAGGTCCTCGACCAGACCGGCGAAGGTGCGCAGATCCTCGTACGGGGCGAGCCGTTCCGCGGCAAGTACCGGCGATCGTTCGAATCACCGGTCCCCTTCACGCCCGGTCAGCCTGACGAGGTCCGCTTCGACCTCCCCGACGTGGCGCACACGTTCCGCAAGGGTCACCGCATCGTGGTCCACGTGCAGAGCTCGTGGCTGCCGATGATCGACAGGAACCCGCAGACGTTCACGGACATCCCGAACGCGAAGCCGTCCGACTTCGTGGCGGCCACACACACCGTGTACCGCCAGACCGGCCGCGCAAGTCACATCACGCTGCCGGTGTCCCGGTGA
- a CDS encoding SpoIIE family protein phosphatase gives MTPTTISRPRALLRAAVAALGVCLAVLAAMNLFVVGRSATDENVFINPLSAVYVVEHVAGERGPQRSETFALVAGFIDGVEPVESLEPGDILAEINRRMLSGTDEARERIAGQDRVEVTAYRASTRRLVSVIVPAAGFMDAVRSISKTVVVTQVTPGGASDRAGMLPGDVITRINGQGFANDLDADRLMRASHVGRVSEYEVLRNGEPLTLEVRLSAFGIGIAALLLAIVGLLYIVGGTLLATYRTHIKAAYYLGLAWMGTGYTIAVALNRPRRTLPTWYLFTSDFLLSCAAGLGVAFWLHSMRYFPRERPGLVRRRWAITGGYVLAILLAVVGLALIWGRPSNIDGVPYATAIIMVSYAAIASAGTHRSYSPEDRQISRPTSIATSLAVGFMIGPIVVGVLGRLMGLSLGIAPASVAQGLNALVYLAVLVVYLLVIGRYHLLELDLRVRRNVQYLLVSSAWTLLVVGAGLWFWWRMMHLELSLPNVRLTSEAIEVLPTPVDPARRALVEKGVLIAAAVVFAYAFRSLLKRGHRFLAEQYYQEGHDYRRATRELGEIMGPRLDLDGLADGVLTVIDRLMPLKRAGLVFVQGPRLVSSKRSVGFEPEDWAAFCGTCAEEAVQVLRAARGAELDAEYAPPRLRLALRRAQIHHLYPIGGHDELRGVIFIGEKLSEAAYNADDSALLGVIASQASLLVENAFLYENLAAQERARQELAIARRIQLESLPQHAPTVAGLEVFGMSIPAQEVGGDYFDYLESSEGHLTVMIGDVSGKGTSAALYMSKLQGVVRSLHGFGLTPRQLFVRTNALLGRDMERRSFVTALGVFFDTTARTITIARAGHLPLYHYEAETARVRRWLPRGLGLGLSSSTLFESELEERQIPYAPGDVFLLVTDGIVEGQGDDQEEFGETRLVDLFTSLANAATPVEGIVQAINAAAAEHAGSAPQHDDQTVVVIRAR, from the coding sequence GTGACACCGACCACGATCAGCCGTCCGCGTGCGCTGCTGCGCGCCGCCGTGGCCGCGCTGGGCGTGTGTCTTGCCGTGCTCGCGGCGATGAACCTGTTCGTCGTCGGCCGATCGGCCACCGACGAGAACGTCTTCATCAATCCGCTCTCGGCCGTCTACGTCGTCGAGCACGTCGCGGGTGAGCGCGGACCGCAGCGCAGCGAGACGTTCGCGCTTGTCGCGGGGTTCATCGACGGCGTGGAGCCCGTCGAGTCGCTCGAACCCGGCGACATCCTCGCCGAGATCAACAGGCGCATGTTGTCGGGTACCGACGAGGCGCGCGAGCGGATCGCCGGCCAGGACCGCGTGGAAGTCACGGCGTATCGCGCGAGCACGCGCAGGCTGGTCTCGGTGATCGTGCCGGCCGCCGGTTTCATGGATGCCGTGCGATCGATCAGCAAGACCGTGGTCGTCACGCAGGTGACGCCAGGGGGCGCGTCGGATCGCGCCGGCATGCTGCCCGGCGACGTGATCACGCGGATCAACGGCCAGGGCTTCGCGAACGACCTCGACGCCGACCGCCTGATGCGCGCATCGCACGTGGGCCGCGTGAGCGAGTACGAAGTCCTGCGCAACGGCGAGCCGCTGACCCTCGAGGTGCGACTGTCGGCGTTCGGGATCGGCATCGCAGCGCTGCTGCTGGCGATCGTCGGCCTGCTCTACATCGTGGGCGGGACGCTGCTGGCGACGTACAGGACACACATCAAGGCGGCGTACTACCTCGGGCTCGCGTGGATGGGGACGGGGTACACGATCGCCGTCGCGTTGAACCGTCCGAGGCGGACGCTGCCGACCTGGTACCTGTTCACGTCGGACTTCCTGCTCTCGTGTGCCGCCGGCCTCGGCGTGGCGTTCTGGCTGCACTCGATGCGGTACTTCCCGCGCGAGCGGCCGGGCCTCGTGCGTCGACGCTGGGCCATCACCGGCGGCTACGTGCTCGCGATCCTGCTGGCCGTCGTGGGGCTCGCCCTCATATGGGGACGGCCCAGCAACATCGACGGCGTGCCGTACGCGACGGCGATCATCATGGTGTCGTACGCCGCGATTGCGTCGGCGGGTACGCACCGGAGCTACAGTCCGGAAGACCGGCAGATCTCGCGACCGACGTCCATCGCCACGAGCCTCGCCGTGGGCTTCATGATCGGCCCGATCGTCGTGGGTGTCCTCGGCAGACTGATGGGGCTCTCGCTGGGGATCGCTCCGGCGTCCGTGGCGCAGGGGCTGAACGCGCTCGTGTACCTCGCGGTCCTGGTGGTGTACCTGCTCGTCATCGGGCGCTATCACCTGCTCGAACTGGACCTGCGCGTGCGCCGCAACGTGCAGTACCTGCTCGTCAGTTCGGCGTGGACGCTGCTGGTCGTGGGGGCGGGCCTGTGGTTCTGGTGGCGGATGATGCACCTCGAACTGTCCCTGCCCAACGTGCGGCTCACGAGCGAGGCCATCGAAGTACTGCCCACGCCGGTCGATCCGGCTCGCCGCGCACTCGTCGAGAAGGGCGTGCTCATCGCGGCGGCGGTGGTGTTCGCGTATGCCTTCCGATCGCTCCTCAAGCGCGGGCACCGGTTCCTGGCCGAGCAGTACTACCAGGAGGGGCATGACTATCGCCGCGCCACGCGCGAGCTCGGCGAGATCATGGGGCCGCGGCTCGATCTCGACGGCCTCGCCGACGGCGTGCTCACCGTGATCGATCGTCTGATGCCGCTCAAGCGCGCGGGGCTCGTGTTCGTGCAGGGCCCGCGCCTCGTGAGCTCGAAACGGTCAGTGGGCTTCGAGCCCGAGGACTGGGCGGCGTTCTGCGGGACGTGCGCCGAGGAGGCCGTGCAGGTGCTGCGCGCGGCGCGCGGTGCCGAACTCGACGCGGAGTACGCACCGCCGCGGCTCCGACTTGCGTTGAGGCGCGCGCAGATCCACCACCTCTATCCGATCGGTGGCCACGACGAGTTGCGCGGCGTGATCTTCATCGGCGAGAAGCTGTCCGAGGCGGCCTACAACGCCGACGATTCGGCGCTCCTCGGCGTGATCGCGAGCCAGGCGAGCCTGCTCGTGGAGAACGCGTTCCTGTACGAGAACCTCGCCGCGCAGGAACGCGCGCGGCAGGAACTCGCCATCGCGCGACGCATCCAGCTCGAGTCGCTCCCGCAGCACGCGCCGACGGTCGCGGGGCTCGAGGTGTTCGGGATGTCGATCCCGGCGCAGGAAGTCGGCGGCGACTACTTCGACTACCTCGAGAGCAGCGAGGGCCACCTCACCGTGATGATCGGCGACGTGAGCGGCAAGGGGACGTCCGCCGCGCTCTACATGTCGAAGCTGCAGGGTGTCGTCAGGTCGCTGCACGGCTTCGGTCTCACGCCGCGTCAGCTCTTCGTCCGCACCAACGCGCTGCTCGGACGAGACATGGAACGCCGCTCCTTCGTGACGGCGCTCGGTGTCTTCTTCGACACGACAGCGAGGACGATCACCATCGCGCGCGCCGGCCACCTGCCGCTGTACCACTACGAAGCGGAGACGGCTCGGGTGAGGCGCTGGCTGCCTCGCGGCCTGGGCCTCGGCCTGTCGTCGAGCACGCTGTTCGAGTCGGAGCTCGAAGAACGCCAGATTCCCTATGCACCGGGCGACGTCTTCCTGCTCGTCACCGACGGGATCGTCGAAGGCCAGGGCGACGATCAGGAAGAGTTCGGCGAGACGCGCCTCGTCGACCTGTTCACGTCGCTCGCCAACGCCGCAACGCCTGTCGAAGGCATCGTGCAGGCCATCAACGCCGCCGCCGCCGAGCATGCCGGCAGCGCCCCGCAACATGACGATCAGACGGTGGTCGTGATCAGGGCGCGATAG